In a genomic window of Streptomyces noursei ATCC 11455:
- a CDS encoding class-II fumarase/aspartase family protein has protein sequence MRSPNSSSPDFDPTPDSGLLSPVRAGAPAEAATSDGAWLQALLDAEAALVRAQAHLGVVPEEAAATITRTARADRLDLVALARRGRGAANPVVALVEELTSAVAATDPAAAEYVHRGSTSQDIMDTAAILVAHRTTGLLLADLDRVTAALAELAARYRDTPMPGRTLALHAVPVTFGLKAAGWLQAVQEAGTQLRTLRDRLPAQLGGAAGTLAGYVEYARIAAGPDVPGYADQLIAAFAAELGLAEPVLPWHTARGPLARLGAALAEVTGALGKFAVDVQTLSRTEIAEVAEPAAAGRGVSSAMPHKRNPALATLVRSAALQVPALSLVLAQAMLAEDERPAGVWHAEWQPMRECLRLAGGAAHTAVELAEGLTAHPRQMERNLALTGSLLITERLAAVLAPVVGKVAAKSLMSRAAAEAVRTGRPLGAVLPELPELAGRFDEATLAELLDPGRYTGAAGALVDRALAHYRRAVRPR, from the coding sequence ATGAGATCACCGAACTCCTCCTCCCCGGACTTCGACCCCACCCCGGACTCCGGGCTGCTCTCGCCGGTGCGCGCGGGCGCCCCCGCGGAGGCGGCCACCTCCGACGGGGCCTGGCTCCAGGCGCTGTTGGACGCCGAGGCGGCCCTGGTCCGGGCCCAGGCCCACCTGGGCGTCGTGCCCGAGGAGGCCGCCGCGACCATCACCCGGACCGCCCGGGCCGACCGGCTCGACCTCGTCGCGCTGGCCCGGCGCGGCCGCGGCGCCGCCAACCCGGTGGTGGCACTCGTCGAGGAACTGACGTCCGCGGTCGCCGCGACCGATCCGGCCGCGGCCGAGTACGTCCACCGCGGTTCCACGAGCCAGGACATCATGGACACCGCCGCCATCCTGGTCGCCCACCGGACCACCGGCCTGCTCCTGGCCGATCTGGACCGGGTCACGGCGGCGCTGGCCGAACTCGCCGCGCGGTACCGGGACACCCCCATGCCGGGCCGCACCCTGGCGCTGCACGCGGTGCCGGTCACCTTCGGACTGAAGGCCGCCGGCTGGCTTCAGGCCGTCCAGGAGGCGGGGACGCAGCTGCGCACCCTGCGTGACCGGCTGCCGGCCCAACTCGGCGGCGCGGCCGGCACGTTGGCCGGCTATGTGGAGTACGCCCGGATCGCCGCGGGCCCCGACGTGCCGGGCTACGCCGACCAGCTGATCGCCGCCTTCGCCGCCGAACTGGGCCTCGCCGAACCGGTGTTGCCCTGGCACACCGCGCGCGGCCCGCTGGCCCGGCTCGGGGCGGCGCTCGCCGAGGTCACCGGGGCGCTCGGCAAGTTCGCCGTGGACGTCCAGACGCTCTCGCGCACCGAGATCGCCGAGGTCGCCGAGCCGGCGGCGGCCGGCCGGGGCGTCTCGTCGGCGATGCCGCACAAGCGGAACCCCGCCCTGGCCACCCTCGTCCGCTCGGCCGCCCTGCAAGTGCCGGCCCTCTCCCTGGTGTTGGCCCAGGCGATGCTCGCCGAGGACGAGCGGCCGGCCGGTGTCTGGCACGCCGAGTGGCAGCCGATGCGGGAGTGCCTGCGGCTGGCCGGCGGCGCCGCGCACACCGCCGTGGAGCTGGCCGAAGGGCTGACCGCGCACCCCCGGCAGATGGAGCGCAATCTGGCGCTGACCGGCAGCCTGCTGATCACGGAGCGGCTCGCCGCGGTGCTGGCCCCCGTGGTCGGCAAGGTCGCCGCGAAGTCGCTGATGAGCCGGGCCGCCGCCGAGGCGGTCCGCACCGGCCGGCCGCTCGGCGCCGTCCTGCCGGAACTCCCCGAACTGGCCGGCCGCTTCGACGAGGCCACGCTCGCCGAACTGCTCGACCCCGGACGCTACACCGGTGCCGCCGGCGCACTCGTCGACCGGGCGCTGGCGCACTACCGCCGCGCGGTACGCCCGCGCTGA
- a CDS encoding MFS transporter encodes MSQPVPGSGPHRRGQMRRVVLSGLLGSTIEYYDFMLYGTVASLVFDKLFFTGLSPLAGTFATFGTFAVGYVARPLGGALFGHFGDRLGRKAMLVLSMAMMGVASTLIGLLPTHDQVGNLAPTLLVALRLVQGVAVGGEWGGAALLTAEHAARRRRGLLTSLVQLGGPAGTVLSTLVLTLFATLPDEQFLSWGWRVPFLLSAALLALGLFVRLKVTESPLFSQVQRSDAVVRRPLVEVLRTPKPLLLACFVVFGATVSQALTSVFAISFGTAAGYARTDLLSGQLLNGLAAAVAMPLSAALSDRIGRRPVLLGAALLLGAVAFPVFLMVGTGSVPLMMLALGVLAPLPMGALLGPVPALFSEMFGTSTRYTGVSMGYQLAAVIGGGLAPLAGTTLLSAAGGHDPSLVALYMLVACLVSATAVWLTAETRGHDLEHTAATPQSKPLAGRR; translated from the coding sequence ATGTCTCAGCCCGTTCCCGGATCCGGCCCGCACCGCCGGGGCCAGATGCGCCGCGTCGTGCTGTCCGGCCTGCTCGGCAGCACGATCGAGTACTACGACTTCATGCTCTACGGCACCGTCGCCTCGCTCGTGTTCGACAAGCTCTTCTTCACCGGCCTCTCGCCGCTGGCCGGGACGTTCGCCACCTTCGGCACCTTCGCCGTCGGCTATGTCGCCCGCCCGCTGGGCGGGGCGCTCTTCGGCCACTTCGGGGACCGGCTGGGCCGCAAGGCGATGCTGGTGCTCTCGATGGCGATGATGGGCGTCGCCAGCACCCTGATCGGACTGCTCCCCACGCACGACCAGGTCGGCAACCTGGCGCCGACGCTGCTGGTGGCCCTGCGCCTGGTCCAGGGCGTCGCGGTCGGCGGCGAGTGGGGCGGGGCCGCGCTGCTGACCGCCGAGCACGCCGCCCGGCGCCGGCGCGGCCTGCTCACCAGCCTCGTCCAACTGGGCGGCCCGGCCGGCACGGTGCTGTCCACCCTCGTCCTCACCCTGTTCGCCACCCTGCCGGACGAGCAGTTCCTGTCCTGGGGCTGGCGGGTGCCGTTCCTGCTGAGCGCCGCCCTGCTCGCCCTCGGCCTGTTCGTGCGGCTGAAGGTGACCGAGAGCCCGCTGTTCTCCCAGGTGCAGCGGAGCGACGCCGTCGTCCGCCGACCGCTGGTCGAGGTCCTCCGCACGCCCAAACCCCTGCTCCTGGCCTGCTTCGTGGTCTTCGGCGCCACCGTGTCCCAGGCGCTGACCAGCGTCTTCGCCATCAGCTTCGGCACCGCCGCCGGCTATGCGCGCACCGACCTCCTGAGCGGCCAACTCCTCAACGGACTCGCCGCCGCCGTCGCCATGCCGCTCTCGGCGGCCCTGTCGGACCGGATCGGGCGACGCCCCGTCCTGCTGGGCGCGGCGCTCCTCCTCGGTGCGGTCGCCTTCCCGGTGTTCCTCATGGTCGGGACGGGTTCGGTGCCGCTGATGATGCTCGCGCTGGGCGTCCTCGCGCCGCTCCCGATGGGCGCGCTGCTCGGACCGGTGCCGGCCCTGTTCTCGGAGATGTTCGGCACCAGCACCCGCTACACCGGGGTGTCCATGGGCTACCAACTGGCCGCGGTCATCGGCGGCGGACTGGCCCCGCTGGCCGGCACCACCCTGCTGTCGGCCGCCGGCGGTCACGACCCCTCCCTGGTCGCGCTGTACATGCTGGTCGCCTGCCTGGTCAGCGCCACCGCGGTCTGGCTCACCGCCGAGACCCGCGGCCACGACCTGGAACACACCGCCGCGACCCCGCAGTCGAAGCCGCTCGCCGGCCGCCGGTGA
- a CDS encoding EF-hand domain-containing protein, with amino-acid sequence MADIVEKAARKVFERYDLDGDGQVTAEEYQKVVAELEGSEITEAQAQELIDSLDTDGDRKMSFEEFWAAMNG; translated from the coding sequence ATGGCGGACATCGTGGAGAAGGCGGCGCGGAAGGTCTTCGAGCGCTACGACCTCGACGGGGACGGTCAGGTCACCGCGGAGGAGTACCAGAAGGTCGTTGCGGAGCTGGAGGGTTCGGAGATCACCGAGGCGCAGGCTCAGGAGCTGATCGACTCCCTCGACACCGACGGCGACCGCAAGATGTCCTTCGAGGAGTTCTGGGCGGCCATGAATGGCTGA
- a CDS encoding DUF3995 domain-containing protein yields the protein MVRHEHVRESSEESALPCQPTQEPRISGVIDSADDAVGPAPRRASRLRPGTWPGLVAAVWGILFAVPSFAWATGFTFGARTTVSPSLVKLAEDRVAWFVAVLWVTGLLKLLGALIGVGLTRRRGRWIGRLLVFCGGGAAVLLVWHGCLFVAHGVLVEVGSLTVAPDLAGLTRWYLFLWGPWFVGGGLAFAVATARYVRRPGAGGELRLYGAVGALGALLLSLASMITGIG from the coding sequence ATGGTGCGACATGAACACGTGCGGGAATCGTCAGAAGAAAGCGCGCTTCCATGCCAACCGACGCAAGAACCCCGGATCAGCGGAGTGATTGATTCTGCGGACGATGCGGTGGGTCCGGCCCCGCGTCGGGCATCCCGCCTTCGGCCGGGCACATGGCCGGGACTCGTTGCCGCGGTATGGGGGATCCTGTTCGCGGTACCCAGTTTCGCCTGGGCGACGGGATTCACCTTCGGCGCGCGGACGACGGTGTCGCCGTCCCTGGTGAAGCTCGCCGAGGACCGGGTGGCGTGGTTCGTGGCCGTCCTGTGGGTGACGGGTCTGCTGAAGCTCTTGGGGGCCCTGATCGGTGTCGGCCTGACACGGCGGCGCGGCAGGTGGATCGGCCGTCTCCTGGTGTTCTGTGGCGGCGGCGCGGCGGTGTTGCTCGTCTGGCACGGGTGTCTGTTCGTCGCCCATGGGGTGCTGGTCGAGGTCGGCAGCCTCACGGTCGCGCCCGACCTGGCCGGGCTGACCCGCTGGTACCTCTTCCTGTGGGGACCGTGGTTCGTCGGCGGCGGTCTGGCTTTCGCCGTGGCCACCGCACGGTATGTCCGACGACCGGGCGCCGGGGGCGAGTTGCGACTATACGGAGCCGTGGGGGCGCTGGGCGCGTTGCTCCTGTCGCTGGCGTCGATGATCACCGGGATCGGTTGA
- a CDS encoding CGNR zinc finger domain-containing protein — protein sequence MRAEFPDFRLGKVLATSFTGTLSERHGDAVERIPAPHRLIDWLAVNGLAVDSCTPAQLDLARELRESIHAAATAAATQDALPASAVHVINDCSAQGRAAAVLTPEGKRRWRLSSASRVEDALGVIAADAISIIAGERDGKLALCASPTCRAAFFDTSQSRTRKWCDMNTCGNRQKKARFHANRRKNPGSAE from the coding sequence ATGCGTGCTGAGTTCCCTGACTTCCGCCTCGGTAAGGTGCTGGCGACCAGCTTCACGGGGACGCTGTCGGAGCGTCATGGCGACGCCGTGGAGCGCATCCCCGCGCCGCACCGGCTCATCGACTGGCTGGCAGTGAACGGCCTCGCCGTGGACTCCTGCACCCCTGCCCAGCTCGACCTCGCTCGGGAACTGCGGGAGTCGATTCACGCCGCCGCGACAGCGGCCGCGACCCAGGACGCTCTCCCCGCATCCGCCGTCCACGTCATCAACGACTGCAGCGCTCAGGGGCGGGCCGCGGCCGTCCTGACGCCCGAAGGCAAGCGGCGATGGCGGCTCAGCTCGGCTTCCCGCGTGGAAGATGCCCTCGGCGTGATCGCCGCCGACGCGATCAGCATCATCGCGGGCGAACGCGACGGTAAATTGGCCTTGTGCGCATCGCCGACCTGCCGAGCCGCCTTCTTCGACACCAGCCAAAGCCGCACCCGCAAATGGTGCGACATGAACACGTGCGGGAATCGTCAGAAGAAAGCGCGCTTCCATGCCAACCGACGCAAGAACCCCGGATCAGCGGAGTGA
- a CDS encoding epoxide hydrolase family protein, producing MPRPTSDVQAFEARATDADLDDLRARLAAARLPETETVHRAAPDPRRWEQGVPLADLVDVVNYWRTGYDWRSFEARLDRIGQFRTTIDDLGIHFLHRRSARTDATPLILTHGWPGSIAEFVDVVDELADPNDADAPAFHVVVPSLPGFGYSDKPATTGWGTEKIAAAWVELMGRLGYDKFVAHGGDWGGNITTVLGGRFPAHVLGIHTTFAEGPPGSTTDGLTAVEREWAEETRDFWRHRAAYAKQQATRPQTIGYSLVDSPVGLLAWILDKFAEWSDTEDSPFETISQDRVLDDVTLYWLTRTGASAARIYYESHNALDPELRVDVPSAITMYPRDIEKCPRAWAQERYRRIVRWRSPESGGHFPSLEVPEYFVKDLQEGLAAVLAAHR from the coding sequence ATGCCCCGTCCAACCAGCGACGTGCAAGCCTTTGAAGCCCGCGCGACTGACGCCGACCTCGACGATCTGCGCGCGCGACTGGCCGCGGCGCGCCTTCCGGAGACCGAGACGGTCCATCGCGCCGCGCCCGACCCCCGCCGATGGGAACAGGGCGTTCCGCTCGCCGACCTCGTCGATGTCGTGAACTACTGGCGCACCGGGTACGACTGGCGGTCGTTCGAAGCACGCCTGGACCGGATCGGCCAGTTCCGCACGACCATCGATGATCTGGGAATCCACTTCCTGCACCGCCGCTCCGCGCGCACGGATGCCACTCCGCTGATCTTGACGCACGGCTGGCCGGGCAGCATCGCTGAGTTCGTCGACGTCGTGGACGAACTGGCAGATCCGAACGATGCGGACGCGCCGGCGTTCCACGTCGTGGTCCCGTCGCTACCAGGCTTTGGTTACAGCGACAAACCGGCCACCACCGGTTGGGGAACCGAAAAGATCGCGGCCGCATGGGTGGAACTGATGGGAAGGCTCGGCTACGACAAGTTCGTCGCCCACGGCGGCGACTGGGGAGGCAATATCACCACGGTTCTCGGCGGCAGGTTCCCGGCGCACGTTCTCGGCATCCACACCACGTTCGCGGAGGGACCGCCCGGGTCGACAACGGACGGGCTGACGGCGGTCGAGCGCGAGTGGGCCGAGGAGACCCGCGATTTCTGGCGCCACCGCGCGGCGTACGCGAAGCAGCAGGCGACCCGACCGCAGACCATCGGCTACTCGCTCGTCGACTCACCGGTCGGGCTTCTCGCCTGGATCCTCGACAAGTTCGCCGAGTGGTCGGACACCGAGGACAGCCCGTTCGAGACGATTTCCCAAGACCGCGTTCTCGACGACGTCACCCTGTATTGGCTGACGCGGACCGGCGCGTCGGCGGCCCGCATCTACTACGAAAGCCACAACGCGCTGGACCCCGAACTCCGGGTCGACGTCCCCTCGGCAATCACCATGTATCCCCGCGACATCGAGAAGTGTCCACGCGCCTGGGCACAGGAGCGGTACCGACGGATCGTCCGATGGAGGTCGCCCGAAAGCGGGGGGCATTTCCCGTCGTTGGAGGTTCCCGAGTACTTCGTCAAAGATCTACAAGAGGGCCTCGCGGCGGTGCTGGCCGCCCATCGGTGA
- a CDS encoding alkaline phosphatase family protein yields the protein MQVIRRRRHDENDGAGNLRRRFSRRGTLATATAVVLAATAGIGYAQTHQFGTEQVGQKTADGQVVSSDQYIAPYGDRLVIDNGKIMSSSVSPDGTHVAASLTDGGAALAIVDRKNWKVQQYVSASASSNPRISGNSVGQEGPTYSPDGKQLWLGQTDGYTKFTVSPDGSVTDPTFITIPADGSKHALVGEPVFSSDGSTVYAAVNGQNKVVALDAATGAVKHSWAVGNAPRGMVEVGHKLYVSNEGGRPARPGDTTINSYDTQVPADPKTGATTTGTVSVIDLAKPGAAVRSIDVGLHPTALYAKGGALFVTNTATNDVSVISTARDKVVQTIATRPWPEASVGYEPNAVTLTDDGHLLVTLGRANAVAVYKYKSPQEPVGYVGLLPTDYFPSQIATVGKQVLVSNTRGTDARRPNASGAHGTHDTTSSLQRFTLPDDSVIRSETAKVFKQNGWTGDSVRKTDGRSHAKPTAVPKRLGDPSTIKHVFLIVKENRTYDQVFGDIPRGNGDPKLTQFGENVTPNQHALAKQFGLYDNTYDIGTNSAEGHNWLMQSDNPEYTESSAGEYQRSYDTENDALGHQKSGFLWTGAQAAGRSVKDFGEFQSVESKPSGASWQNLYCDARTMDATGKPTAYPIKTGSAIPSLNGVSVPGFPMFDLDVPDVYKYQVWKRDFEKNGPANLNMFWFSNDHTGGPASPSAQVADNDLAVGKMVDRISHSKYWKDSAVFVVEDDSQAGLDHVDGHRAPIQIISPWAQHGRTDSHYYTQITMIRTIEQILGIHPMNQKDSAASPMSGAFTSRPDTTPFTAQPNRVPLTDGLKTQPPCGSDTPAPQSPRAAAVSPAKVPADQQDLAATWDKWKSKQHLTGPHAVPDYANPAQMNHLTWYETHNWNRPYPGENKIFAPQDVPGAYLPSSENDG from the coding sequence ATGCAGGTCATACGCCGCCGTCGGCATGACGAGAACGACGGTGCCGGCAATCTCCGCAGACGTTTCAGCCGCCGCGGCACCCTGGCCACGGCCACCGCGGTCGTTCTCGCCGCCACCGCCGGCATCGGTTACGCCCAGACGCACCAGTTCGGCACCGAACAGGTCGGCCAGAAGACGGCTGACGGCCAGGTCGTCTCCAGCGACCAGTACATCGCCCCGTACGGCGACCGCCTCGTCATCGACAACGGCAAGATCATGTCGTCCTCGGTCAGCCCGGACGGCACCCACGTCGCGGCCTCGCTGACCGACGGTGGAGCGGCGCTGGCCATCGTCGACCGCAAGAACTGGAAGGTGCAGCAGTACGTCAGCGCCTCCGCATCGTCGAACCCGCGCATCAGCGGCAACTCCGTGGGCCAGGAAGGCCCCACGTACTCGCCCGACGGCAAGCAGCTGTGGCTGGGCCAGACCGACGGCTACACCAAGTTCACCGTGAGCCCGGACGGCAGCGTCACCGACCCGACGTTCATCACGATCCCGGCGGACGGATCCAAGCACGCGCTGGTGGGTGAGCCGGTGTTCTCGTCCGACGGCTCCACCGTGTACGCCGCGGTCAACGGCCAGAACAAGGTGGTCGCCCTCGATGCGGCGACCGGAGCCGTCAAGCACAGCTGGGCCGTGGGCAACGCCCCGCGTGGCATGGTCGAGGTCGGCCACAAGCTCTACGTCAGCAACGAGGGCGGCCGTCCGGCCAGGCCCGGCGACACCACGATCAACTCCTACGACACCCAGGTGCCCGCCGATCCGAAGACCGGTGCCACCACCACCGGCACGGTCAGCGTCATCGACCTGGCGAAGCCGGGTGCCGCCGTCAGGAGCATCGACGTCGGTCTGCACCCGACCGCCCTGTACGCCAAGGGCGGGGCGCTGTTCGTCACCAACACCGCCACCAACGACGTGTCGGTCATCAGCACCGCCCGCGACAAGGTCGTGCAGACCATCGCCACCCGTCCGTGGCCGGAGGCGTCGGTGGGTTACGAGCCCAACGCGGTGACGCTCACCGACGACGGTCATCTGCTGGTGACGCTCGGCCGCGCCAACGCGGTCGCCGTGTACAAGTACAAGAGCCCGCAGGAGCCGGTCGGCTACGTCGGCCTGCTCCCCACGGACTACTTCCCCTCGCAGATCGCCACCGTCGGCAAACAGGTGCTGGTCTCCAACACCCGTGGTACCGACGCCCGCCGCCCCAACGCCAGCGGCGCGCACGGCACCCACGACACCACCTCCAGCCTGCAGCGGTTCACCCTGCCCGACGACAGCGTCATCAGGTCCGAGACGGCCAAGGTCTTCAAGCAGAACGGCTGGACGGGCGACTCGGTCAGGAAGACCGACGGCAGGAGCCACGCGAAGCCGACAGCGGTCCCGAAGCGGCTCGGCGACCCCTCGACGATCAAGCACGTCTTCCTGATCGTGAAGGAGAACCGGACCTACGACCAGGTCTTCGGCGACATCCCGCGGGGCAACGGCGATCCGAAGCTGACGCAGTTCGGCGAGAACGTCACGCCGAACCAGCATGCGCTGGCCAAGCAGTTCGGGCTGTACGACAACACCTACGACATCGGCACGAACTCCGCCGAGGGCCACAACTGGCTGATGCAGAGCGACAATCCGGAGTACACCGAATCCTCGGCCGGTGAGTACCAGCGCAGCTACGACACCGAGAACGACGCGCTCGGCCACCAGAAGTCCGGTTTCCTGTGGACCGGTGCGCAGGCGGCAGGCAGGTCCGTCAAGGACTTCGGTGAGTTCCAGTCGGTGGAGAGCAAGCCGTCCGGAGCGTCCTGGCAGAACCTCTACTGCGACGCCAGGACCATGGACGCCACCGGGAAGCCCACGGCCTACCCCATCAAGACCGGGTCGGCGATCCCCTCGCTCAACGGCGTGTCGGTGCCCGGCTTCCCGATGTTCGACCTCGACGTCCCGGACGTCTACAAGTACCAGGTCTGGAAGCGGGACTTCGAGAAGAACGGGCCGGCGAACCTGAACATGTTCTGGTTCTCCAACGACCACACCGGTGGCCCCGCGAGCCCGTCCGCCCAGGTCGCGGACAACGACCTCGCGGTCGGCAAGATGGTCGACAGGATCTCGCACAGCAAGTACTGGAAGGACTCGGCCGTCTTCGTCGTCGAGGACGACTCCCAGGCCGGCCTCGACCACGTGGACGGGCACCGGGCCCCGATCCAGATCATCAGCCCCTGGGCACAGCACGGCAGGACCGACAGCCACTACTACACCCAGATCACGATGATCCGGACCATCGAGCAGATCCTCGGGATCCACCCGATGAACCAGAAGGACAGCGCGGCCAGCCCCATGAGCGGCGCCTTCACCTCCCGCCCGGACACCACCCCGTTCACGGCGCAGCCCAACCGCGTCCCCCTCACCGACGGCCTGAAGACCCAGCCGCCCTGCGGCTCGGACACCCCGGCACCGCAGAGCCCCAGGGCAGCGGCCGTCTCACCCGCGAAGGTACCCGCGGACCAGCAGGATCTGGCGGCGACCTGGGACAAGTGGAAGTCCAAGCAGCACCTGACCGGCCCCCACGCCGTCCCCGACTACGCCAACCCCGCCCAGATGAACCACCTCACCTGGTACGAGACCCACAACTGGAACAGGCCGTACCCGGGCGAGAACAAGATCTTCGCGCCGCAGGACGTGCCGGGCGCGTACCTTCCCTCCTCGGAGAACGACGGCTGA
- a CDS encoding ABC transporter permease, with protein sequence MNATLTDAHARPHGAGTRRASVARGYRFELVKLVSQWRIRLLVLACWIAPALFVAAVGQQSTLPVDTLFGRWMHATGWAGSLVMLGFAGTWALPLLTSVVAGDVFAAEDRLGTWRHLLVAVRSPRRIFAAKALASLTVLMLLVAGLACSSAAGGVVAVGNQPLVGLDGHLLTPADAAVKVLLAWVCVLAPALSLAGIGLLGSVALGRSPMGLLVPVLVALAMQLAQMMPLPVAVRLALPSYAFIAWNGLFTGPAQLAPLLIGIGVSLAWAVLATALAYLLFLRRDFTNLSHDGSGRRTVTVGVLPLAGLVAVTMAVLATSATATGSGIEQDKVQRSVATAFAHLYRMQTEQLHRPHVTEARLKAEATCTKGDLRTAAQGAGNDWRCVVSWHLPGVDAAGQAVYQLDVTPDGRFMADGDGPKEVNGYFLVHTPQGDTPNPLWQFDGNVALLATSKG encoded by the coding sequence ATGAACGCGACCCTCACGGACGCCCACGCCCGGCCCCACGGTGCCGGTACCCGCCGCGCCTCGGTGGCGCGTGGCTACCGCTTCGAGCTGGTCAAGCTGGTCTCGCAGTGGCGGATCCGCCTGCTGGTTCTCGCCTGCTGGATCGCGCCGGCGCTCTTCGTCGCCGCGGTGGGCCAACAGAGCACGCTCCCCGTCGACACCCTCTTCGGCCGCTGGATGCACGCCACGGGATGGGCCGGATCACTGGTGATGCTCGGTTTCGCGGGCACCTGGGCGCTTCCGCTGCTGACCTCGGTGGTCGCCGGCGACGTGTTCGCCGCCGAGGACCGGCTCGGCACCTGGCGCCACCTGCTCGTGGCGGTCCGGTCGCCCAGGCGGATCTTCGCCGCGAAGGCGCTCGCCAGCCTCACCGTCCTGATGCTGCTCGTGGCCGGGCTGGCCTGTTCCAGCGCGGCCGGTGGGGTCGTGGCGGTCGGCAACCAGCCGCTGGTCGGCCTCGACGGCCACCTGCTGACGCCGGCGGACGCCGCCGTCAAGGTCCTGCTCGCCTGGGTCTGCGTCCTCGCTCCGGCCCTCTCCCTCGCCGGGATCGGACTGCTCGGCTCCGTCGCGCTGGGGCGCTCCCCGATGGGACTGCTGGTGCCCGTCCTCGTCGCCCTCGCGATGCAGCTCGCCCAGATGATGCCACTGCCCGTCGCCGTCCGCCTCGCCCTGCCCAGCTACGCCTTCATCGCCTGGAACGGTCTGTTCACCGGCCCGGCCCAGCTCGCCCCGCTCCTGATCGGCATCGGTGTCAGCCTGGCGTGGGCCGTGCTGGCGACGGCGCTGGCCTACCTGCTGTTCCTGCGGCGCGACTTCACGAACCTGAGCCACGACGGTTCGGGGCGCCGCACGGTCACCGTCGGAGTCCTGCCGCTGGCCGGGCTGGTCGCCGTGACGATGGCGGTCCTGGCCACGTCGGCCACGGCCACCGGCTCCGGCATCGAGCAGGACAAGGTGCAGCGCTCGGTCGCCACGGCGTTCGCCCACCTGTACCGCATGCAGACCGAGCAGCTCCACCGGCCCCACGTCACCGAAGCCCGGCTCAAAGCCGAGGCGACGTGCACCAAGGGTGACCTCCGGACTGCCGCGCAAGGGGCGGGCAACGACTGGCGCTGCGTCGTCTCCTGGCACCTCCCCGGCGTCGACGCCGCCGGCCAGGCCGTCTATCAGCTCGACGTGACCCCGGATGGGCGGTTCATGGCCGACGGCGATGGACCGAAGGAAGTCAACGGCTACTTCCTGGTGCACACCCCGCAGGGCGACACACCCAACCCGCTGTGGCAGTTCGACGGCAATGTCGCGCTGCTCGCCACCTCGAAGGGATGA
- a CDS encoding ABC transporter ATP-binding protein — MDALLAVRARGITKWFGDVVALDGVDLDVTQGRIHGLVGPNGAGKTTLLGLLLGLSVADSGSLRILGTPVGRVLDAPDGVAGFVDGPGLYPSLTARQNLAALAALRGDDARTTAIDDALAQVGLTDVADDRARGFSLGMRQRLGLAAALLTKPRLLVLDEPSNGLDPAGKKHVHGVLTRLAADGTGVVLSSHRMDDVEALCSDVSILAAGRIVFSGPLSELAAEERELDYRVRTSDAHAARRLAAEADGIRLVEDAGARHEAQVLVVRAPVPALDELVVRLVRAGVAVRELSPVVSPLEAAFLALTEPEEGAR; from the coding sequence ATGGACGCACTCCTCGCAGTCCGGGCTCGGGGGATCACCAAGTGGTTCGGCGACGTCGTCGCACTCGACGGCGTCGACCTGGATGTGACGCAGGGGCGGATTCACGGCCTGGTCGGACCGAACGGCGCCGGCAAGACGACCCTGCTCGGCCTTCTGCTGGGTCTGTCCGTCGCCGACAGCGGCAGCCTCCGGATCCTGGGTACGCCGGTGGGGCGGGTGCTCGACGCTCCGGACGGTGTCGCGGGCTTCGTGGACGGACCCGGTCTCTACCCCTCGCTCACCGCCCGGCAGAACCTCGCCGCGCTGGCCGCGCTCCGCGGTGACGACGCGCGGACGACGGCGATCGACGACGCGCTGGCGCAGGTCGGGCTCACCGATGTCGCCGACGACCGGGCGCGCGGCTTCTCCCTCGGCATGCGACAGCGGCTGGGGCTGGCCGCGGCGCTGCTCACCAAGCCCCGGCTGCTCGTGCTCGACGAGCCGTCCAACGGCCTGGATCCGGCCGGCAAGAAGCATGTGCACGGTGTCCTGACCCGGCTCGCGGCGGACGGCACCGGCGTCGTGCTCTCCAGTCACCGCATGGACGACGTCGAGGCCCTGTGCTCCGACGTCAGCATCCTCGCCGCCGGACGGATCGTCTTCTCCGGACCGTTGAGCGAACTGGCCGCCGAGGAGCGGGAACTCGACTACCGCGTACGCACCTCCGACGCGCACGCCGCCCGCCGACTGGCCGCCGAGGCAGACGGGATCCGCCTCGTCGAAGACGCCGGGGCGCGGCACGAGGCGCAGGTGCTCGTCGTGCGCGCGCCGGTGCCTGCCCTCGACGAGCTGGTGGTGCGGCTGGTGCGGGCGGGCGTCGCGGTACGCGAGCTCTCCCCCGTGGTATCGCCGCTGGAGGCCGCGTTCCTCGCCCTCACCGAACCCGAGGAGGGCGCGCGATGA